A section of the bacterium genome encodes:
- a CDS encoding 6-bladed beta-propeller, whose amino-acid sequence MKRLIGIMGALCGVVLLAACEESPTEPPKAESAWVYEGQWGTVGEGNGEFVAPTGVAVAREGNVYVVDDFSNRVQYFTPTGSFLGKWGSRGSGNGQFIGPEAVAIAFNGNVYVAEEGNHRVQYFTSTGSFLGKWGSPGSGPVQFNLPSAVAVAANGNVYVGDAGDNQVLYFTSTGSLLGKWGSEGSGNGQFDVIFGLDVAPNGNVYVPDYNNSRVQYFTATGSFLGKWGSPGTGDGQFGKPIDVVGGLGPNSIVYVADDDENRVQYFTSTGSFLGKWGSWGSGNGEFQYPESVDMSNDCKRFYVVDAGNDRIQYFKRRD is encoded by the coding sequence ATGAAAAGGCTAATCGGTATAATGGGCGCTTTGTGTGGCGTCGTATTACTCGCGGCGTGTGAAGAATCGCCGACGGAGCCCCCCAAGGCCGAGTCGGCATGGGTCTACGAGGGCCAGTGGGGCACCGTGGGTGAAGGGAACGGCGAATTCGTGGCCCCCACAGGCGTCGCGGTCGCCCGGGAGGGGAACGTTTACGTCGTCGATGACTTCAGCAACCGCGTGCAATACTTCACCCCCACCGGCTCGTTCCTCGGCAAGTGGGGGTCGCGCGGGTCCGGTAACGGCCAATTCATAGGACCGGAAGCCGTCGCAATAGCGTTCAACGGTAACGTCTACGTAGCCGAAGAGGGGAATCACCGCGTCCAGTACTTCACCTCGACGGGGAGCTTCCTCGGCAAGTGGGGTTCGCCCGGCTCGGGGCCGGTCCAGTTCAATTTACCCTCCGCCGTCGCCGTTGCCGCAAACGGCAACGTGTACGTTGGCGACGCGGGTGACAACCAGGTACTGTATTTCACTTCGACGGGGAGCTTGCTCGGCAAGTGGGGGTCGGAGGGGTCGGGCAACGGCCAGTTCGACGTCATCTTCGGCCTCGACGTAGCCCCTAACGGCAACGTTTACGTCCCGGACTATAACAACTCCCGCGTCCAATACTTCACCGCAACCGGTTCCTTCCTGGGTAAATGGGGCTCGCCCGGTACGGGCGACGGCCAATTCGGCAAGCCTATAGACGTCGTCGGCGGCCTCGGCCCGAACAGTATCGTCTACGTCGCCGATGACGACGAAAACCGCGTCCAATACTTCACCTCCACCGGCTCGTTCCTCGGCAAGTGGGGCTCGTGGGGCTCCGGCAACGGGGAATTCCAATACCCTGAAAGCGTAGATATGTCCAACGACTGTAAGCGCTTCTACGTAGTCGACGCCGGAAACGACCGCATCCAGTATTTCAAAAGGAGGGACTAG
- a CDS encoding 6-bladed beta-propeller, which translates to MKRGLIIVAVVLAAAGAYADWVYEGRWGSGGSGNGEFKAPYGISAAPRGRVYVADTGNNRVQYFTPTGSFVGKWGAEGSGGLDRPSGIGVSRNGYVYVADTYHDRVGCFTAAGSLLGMWGSRGYGDGEFRRPWGVLAVGDDVYVVDNLNHRVQYFTALGSFRGKWGSMGSGDGEFTNPHNVAVTANGNIYVVDTVNNRVQYFTANGSFLGKWGGGGSRDGEFYFPGGVGIDSRGYVYVADTYNHRVQYFTPTGSFLGKWGTRGTGNGQFMYPWDIAVAPGGDRIYVVSMFLCRVQYFKWVNVDLEPVSLGRVKAVFK; encoded by the coding sequence ATGAAGAGAGGATTAATTATCGTAGCCGTAGTGCTCGCGGCCGCCGGCGCGTACGCGGACTGGGTCTACGAAGGCCGGTGGGGCTCGGGAGGTTCGGGCAACGGCGAGTTCAAAGCGCCGTACGGTATTTCGGCGGCCCCGCGCGGCAGGGTGTACGTCGCCGATACGGGGAATAATCGGGTACAATATTTTACGCCCACCGGTTCTTTTGTCGGTAAGTGGGGTGCGGAAGGTAGCGGCGGGTTGGACCGACCCTCCGGGATCGGCGTATCCCGGAATGGCTACGTATACGTCGCCGATACCTACCACGACCGCGTGGGATGCTTCACGGCGGCGGGGTCTTTGCTGGGTATGTGGGGTTCTCGCGGATACGGCGACGGGGAATTCAGGCGCCCGTGGGGAGTCTTAGCGGTCGGGGACGACGTCTACGTCGTTGACAACCTTAACCACCGCGTCCAGTACTTCACGGCGCTGGGTTCCTTCCGGGGCAAGTGGGGTTCTATGGGTTCGGGCGACGGCGAGTTTACTAATCCCCACAACGTCGCCGTAACCGCCAACGGCAACATTTACGTCGTCGACACGGTCAATAACCGCGTCCAGTACTTCACCGCGAACGGTTCGTTCCTCGGCAAGTGGGGTGGGGGAGGCTCGCGCGACGGCGAGTTCTATTTCCCCGGCGGCGTCGGCATAGACTCGAGAGGTTACGTCTACGTAGCCGATACTTATAACCACCGCGTCCAGTATTTCACGCCGACGGGCTCGTTCCTCGGCAAGTGGGGTACGCGCGGCACCGGCAACGGCCAATTCATGTATCCGTGGGATATCGCCGTGGCGCCGGGCGGCGACAGGATATACGTCGTCTCGATGTTTCTATGCCGCGTCCAGTACTTCAAGTGGGTTAACGTTGACTTGGAGCCGGTCTCCCTCGGCCGCGTGAAGGCGGTGTTTAAGTAG
- the recG gene encoding ATP-dependent DNA helicase RecG: protein MSEKAAQIIAKMRRPTALAVAFDYYGLEKLRGVERRMREWAAEGRTAAARDERVRRLFEQLASLFPDERSDLLAERLERASRLLDEVERPPKPPVARKKGLDGDTNVQYLKGVGPARARALANLGVTTARELLYLFPRDYVNRSRATPLGDVRVDDDVTVEGTVGEIVLERKRRGRTLVTALLSDDTGDILLKWFNAPYVADKVQAGDRVVASGKLKFYQAPELVNPDFDVIGRGADVESFGGIIPVYPLSAGLTQRALRRATRQALDGLADDLPEPLPPAVLARTSFPPLGEALRQVHYPDGMDEQRRARRRLSFEYLYLMELGLLLKKRQGLAQQGVRVKGDGSLRGRLRLPFELTGAQRKALAAIDDDLEAGWPMRRLLQGDVGSGKTVVALEAMLAAAEAGFQAALMAPTEILARQHWLTATAFLAPAGIACELLAATTPAADRERILGGLADGTLQLVVGTHALLEPDVEFKSFGLAVVDEQHRFGVDQRQRLAAKGANPNVLVMTATPIPRTLALCVYGDLELTVIDEMPAGRPGTTTTVLAEDRRDDAFELLGREVAAGRQGFVVYPVIEESETNALKAATAMAEKLSAEVFLDYRIGLVHGRLPADEREATMAAFRRGDADILVATTVVEVGLDVPNATVMVVEHADRYGLSQLHQLRGRVGRGEHPAYFFAVKPGKVTAEARARLETLAHTADGFEIAEADLAIRGPGELLGTRQHGLPDFALQALIHDRGLFELARELAAATLDEDERLAKAEHAPLRERIRADFGRRLQLAGAI from the coding sequence GTGAGCGAAAAAGCCGCACAGATAATCGCGAAGATGCGACGGCCGACCGCGCTGGCGGTCGCCTTCGACTATTACGGCCTGGAGAAGCTGCGCGGCGTCGAGCGTCGGATGCGGGAGTGGGCGGCGGAGGGGCGGACGGCGGCGGCTCGCGACGAGCGCGTGCGGCGGCTGTTCGAACAGCTCGCCTCGCTCTTCCCCGACGAACGCTCCGACCTCCTGGCGGAGCGCCTCGAGCGCGCGTCGCGCCTCCTCGACGAGGTAGAGCGGCCGCCCAAGCCCCCGGTCGCCCGCAAGAAAGGCCTCGACGGCGACACCAACGTCCAGTACCTCAAGGGCGTGGGGCCCGCGCGGGCGCGGGCGCTGGCCAACCTGGGCGTCACCACCGCCCGCGAGCTGCTGTACCTCTTCCCGCGCGACTACGTCAACCGCTCGCGCGCCACGCCGCTGGGCGACGTCCGCGTCGACGACGACGTCACCGTCGAGGGGACGGTGGGCGAAATTGTGCTGGAGCGCAAACGCCGCGGCCGGACGCTGGTTACGGCGCTGTTGTCCGACGACACCGGCGACATCCTGCTGAAGTGGTTCAACGCGCCGTACGTGGCGGACAAGGTCCAGGCCGGCGACCGCGTCGTCGCGAGCGGCAAGCTGAAATTCTACCAGGCGCCGGAGCTGGTGAACCCGGATTTCGACGTCATAGGCCGCGGCGCCGACGTCGAATCCTTCGGCGGCATCATCCCGGTTTACCCGTTGTCGGCGGGGCTGACGCAGCGCGCCCTCCGGCGGGCCACGCGCCAGGCGCTGGACGGCCTGGCCGACGACCTTCCCGAGCCGCTGCCACCGGCGGTACTGGCCCGCACCTCGTTCCCGCCGCTGGGCGAGGCGCTGCGCCAGGTCCACTACCCCGACGGCATGGACGAGCAGCGGCGCGCGCGCCGGCGCCTGAGCTTCGAATACCTGTACCTGATGGAGCTGGGCCTACTGCTCAAGAAGCGGCAGGGCCTCGCCCAGCAGGGCGTCCGCGTGAAGGGCGACGGCTCGCTCCGCGGCCGCCTGCGGCTCCCCTTCGAGCTCACCGGCGCGCAGCGCAAGGCGCTCGCCGCCATCGACGACGACCTAGAGGCCGGCTGGCCCATGCGGCGGCTGCTGCAGGGCGACGTCGGCTCGGGCAAGACGGTGGTGGCGCTGGAGGCGATGCTGGCGGCGGCGGAGGCGGGCTTCCAGGCCGCGCTCATGGCGCCCACCGAAATTCTGGCTCGGCAGCACTGGCTAACCGCGACGGCCTTTCTGGCGCCCGCCGGCATCGCGTGCGAGCTGCTCGCCGCCACGACGCCGGCGGCGGACCGCGAGCGCATCCTGGGCGGCCTGGCCGACGGGACGCTGCAACTCGTCGTGGGGACCCACGCGCTACTCGAGCCGGACGTCGAATTCAAGAGCTTCGGCCTCGCCGTAGTGGACGAGCAGCACCGCTTCGGCGTCGACCAGCGCCAGCGCCTCGCCGCCAAGGGTGCAAACCCCAACGTCCTCGTGATGACGGCCACGCCCATTCCGCGGACGCTCGCGCTGTGCGTCTACGGCGACCTCGAGCTAACCGTGATCGACGAGATGCCGGCCGGGAGGCCGGGCACGACGACGACGGTACTGGCCGAGGACCGGCGCGACGACGCGTTCGAGCTGCTGGGCCGGGAAGTGGCCGCCGGCCGCCAGGGCTTCGTCGTCTATCCGGTCATTGAAGAGTCGGAGACGAACGCCCTCAAGGCCGCGACGGCGATGGCCGAGAAGCTGTCGGCGGAGGTGTTCCTGGATTACCGGATAGGGCTGGTCCACGGCCGCCTGCCGGCCGACGAGCGCGAGGCGACGATGGCGGCGTTCCGGCGGGGCGACGCCGATATATTGGTGGCGACGACGGTGGTGGAGGTGGGCTTGGACGTGCCGAACGCGACGGTTATGGTGGTCGAGCACGCGGACCGCTACGGCCTGTCGCAGCTCCACCAGCTCCGCGGCCGCGTGGGCCGGGGCGAGCACCCGGCGTACTTCTTCGCCGTCAAGCCGGGGAAGGTTACGGCGGAGGCGCGGGCGCGGCTCGAGACGCTGGCGCATACGGCGGACGGCTTCGAGATCGCGGAGGCGGACCTGGCCATCCGGGGCCCGGGCGAGCTGTTGGGCACCAGGCAGCACGGCCTGCCCGACTTCGCTTTACAGGCCCTGATTCACGACCGCGGTTTATTCGAGCTGGCGCGCGAGCTGGCGGCGGCGACGCTGGACGAGGACGAGCGGCTCGCGAAGGCCGAACACGCGCCGCTGCGCGAGCGCATCCGCGCCGACTTCGGCCGGCGGCTGCAGCTGGCGGGGGCGATATAA
- a CDS encoding Maf family protein: MTSEAKNAGAPPLLLASTSPRRRFLLREAGIAFDVVAPRDVAEDFPPGEPPADLVVRHALTKARSVAAANRGRLVLGADTVVVLGERVFGKPADEEGARAMLAQLAGRTHTVYTGLALVDGSSGREVTAAEATGVTMRPLEDEEIKYYVATGEPLDKAGAYAVQGRGALLVERVDGDYFNVVGLPLYRLSKMLSAFGYDVFR; this comes from the coding sequence ATGACTTCCGAAGCGAAAAACGCCGGCGCCCCTCCTCTCCTGCTGGCCTCCACGTCGCCGCGGCGGCGCTTCCTCCTGCGCGAGGCCGGCATAGCGTTCGACGTCGTCGCGCCCCGCGACGTGGCCGAGGACTTCCCGCCGGGCGAGCCGCCCGCCGACCTCGTCGTCCGCCACGCGCTGACCAAGGCGCGCTCGGTGGCGGCGGCCAACCGGGGCCGGCTGGTCCTGGGCGCCGACACCGTCGTCGTCCTCGGCGAGCGCGTCTTCGGCAAACCCGCCGACGAGGAGGGAGCCCGGGCGATGCTGGCCCAACTCGCCGGCCGAACCCACACCGTGTACACCGGCCTGGCCCTGGTCGACGGCTCGAGCGGCCGCGAGGTGACCGCGGCCGAGGCCACCGGCGTCACGATGAGGCCGCTGGAGGACGAGGAGATAAAGTACTACGTCGCCACCGGCGAGCCGTTGGACAAGGCCGGCGCGTACGCGGTGCAGGGGCGGGGCGCGTTGCTGGTGGAGCGCGTGGACGGCGACTACTTCAACGTCGTCGGCCTGCCGCTCTACCGCCTCTCGAAGATGCTCTCCGCCTTCGGCTACGACGTGTTCCGGTGA
- a CDS encoding cold shock domain-containing protein, whose translation MPEKGKIKWFSEAKGYGFIERDEGDDVFVHYSSIQTEGFKTLAEGQEVEFEVVQGAKGPQAENVTLVA comes from the coding sequence ATGCCCGAAAAAGGCAAGATTAAGTGGTTCAGCGAGGCCAAAGGGTACGGCTTCATCGAGCGCGACGAGGGCGACGACGTCTTCGTGCACTACTCCTCGATCCAGACGGAGGGGTTCAAGACCCTCGCGGAAGGGCAAGAGGTTGAGTTCGAAGTCGTACAGGGCGCGAAGGGACCACAGGCCGAGAACGTTACCTTGGTAGCGTGA